The Sander vitreus isolate 19-12246 unplaced genomic scaffold, sanVit1 ctg843_0, whole genome shotgun sequence nucleotide sequence ATACACTTGTTTCACATCATCAGACAGGATGAGATTAGGATATGCTGTATCAGGATCAAGAGTCACATCCACTGCATACTGCTGGACCCTCTTCAGCTCAGACTCAAGCAGCTTCTTCATCTCTTTACTGAGCGTCTCCTCCAGCTGAGCCACAGCTTTCACCACAGTCCCCTCATATGATGATGGACGGACGCTGACCTCTGTCCAGTCCTTGGTGGGTGGAGGTTGTTGGATGTTTAGGGACTGGACACTCTGGAGAAGATGGAGGTGGTCTTCAGAGCGTAACACCTGCTCCACCTCAGTGCTTCTCTTCATCAGCTCAGAGATTTCCTGTTCCAGCTCTTTGATGAAAGCTTCGgcctgtttttctgttgttttctgcttctctttgaTCGTGTCGATGAGCTCCTTCAGGCCTCTCTCAACAGACTCCTTCAGAGAAGTGAAGACCTGAACACCTTctgctatctctctgtctgcatcTTCCTCACTGAGGTCGACTGAGTGTTTGATCTCCTGAATCTTCAGTcgtctcttctggatcatctgcTGAATTTCAGCCTCTGTCTTCCCCAGCTCTACCTTCTTTTCTTCATATTCTTCTTTCAGAGGAACAACATCATGCATCTTGTGGTCTAAAACAGTGCAGAGCATGCAGACGCATGTCTGGTCGGTCTGACAGAACAGCTCCAGAGGTTTATCGTGCTTCGTACACATCCTGCCTTCCAGGTTCTCCACAGGGTCGATCAGCTGATGTCTTTTCAGACGTGAAGCTGTCAGATGAGGCTCCAGGTGAGTCTCGCAGTAGGAGGCCAGACACACCAGGCAGGACTTCAGGGCCTTCAGTTTGGTTCCAGTGCAGACGTCACAGGGAACTTCTCCTGGTTTGGACACTTGTTgctctgagctgctgctgctggctttcTGTTGAGCTGACTGTCTGAACTGAGCGACCATCTCAGAGAACAAAGTGTTGACGTGCAGCTCAGGTTTTGTGTTGAAAACCTTTTTACACATCGGACACAGGTACTGGTCATTAGTATCCCAGTGTTCAGTGATGCAGTTCATGCAGAAGTTGTGTCCACATGATGTGGTGACAGGATCAGTGAACACATCCAGACAGATGGAGCACAGAAACTGATCTTCAGATGGCAGATAGTTTGCAGCAGCCATATCTACACATagtgtgaaagaaaagaaaaacatattaaaatacagttataattatttaaacaaaatgtgttttgactTGCACCGAACTGTGAGCAACAAGGAACATTTAAATCATGCTGACAAAGTGAAGCTCGCTACTCTGACTGAAAAAACGGCGCTGAATATATCCACACAGAGGCGGAGACAGACGTTGTAAAAATCTTACACCTCGCCTTGGTGGATGTAAAGTCCTCTGTAGGCagcggtgtagtctacgtgatacgcaggtatacgtagtatacccactaagaaagctccaggatttccatatacccacttaaaaatgtccaatgacccacaacaacatactttccattatattttttatatatttgaactgtcatctgtgtttttcttcttcacgtaggctaaataaagggatttcaaCTGTCAATTGATGAATAAAAGTTAtccgaatgcaggaaatgaagtctatGACGCTGAAAATAACCCTGGGGAGGACaaccagaccccccactatgatatgcccccctcccccaaaggcagattctggccaatatatatatatatatatatatatagtacagtacagtatacccactacaatacattaaacTACAACATTGTCTGTAAGATAGAGGTTGTCCTAGCGTATCGTTTTAACAGGTGGTATATCTTGAAGAATTAAGAGGAGTGACCAACTCTTTAGCTTCAGCAAAGCATTGTCAGTATATATTGTCAAACATATTCTCtagctgcttcacaataaaagcctcccACTGGTTCTCTGGTTgaaagcttttattgtgaaacagcCAGAGAAGATAGAGGAAGCTGTATTCATGAAGCGATCCGTAAACAGTAACAATAGCAGTAAAGTAGGAAGTAATCTAAACTCCAGTCCTGAGAACTGACACAGAGAGACTGTTTGAAGCTGTTAAAGTGAGCTACTGTATAGTGGGCCTGTAGACAAACAGCCATAGTTATATTGTTACCAACTTCACAAGATATTAAAAGAGAGGAACTTCTCCTGGTTCGGACACTTGTTgctctgagctgctgctgctggctttcTGTTGAGCTGACTGTCTGAACTGAGCAACCATCTCAGAGATGAAAGTGTTGACTCTCAAATCAGGTCTTGTGGTAAAACCCTCCTTACAGATGGGACAAAGGCACCTGTTACTAGTATTCCCAGTGTTCAGTGATGCAGTTTTTGCAGAAGTTGTGTCCACATGGTGTGCTGACAGGATCAGTGAACACATCCAGACAGATTGAGCACAGAAACTGATCTTCAGATTGCAGAAAGTTTGCAGCAGCCATATCTACACATAATgtgaataaaaagaaacatattCAAAATTTGTGAACAGACTGATCTTAGCCTACAGCCTATGGTTACTTTAGCAACAAGTAACGTTATCTGTCTATCGCCCAGTCCTTGATGTTAAAGGGGTAGAAATGGGAACTGCATGTTATAGCAGCATGCTAATGAATGAAAACCACACATGAAGAGCTGAAGTCTGTCATATATTCGGTTAGCTTTTGTTCAACCAGCGTTTAGTTCTTGAAATATAGGCTGTCTTGTTGTTTTAGCCTTGCTAGCAGCATGACACCAAACAATACTATAAGTATGTGAGTGAGTCATTAGCTGGAGAGTCCTGAGGGCACAATGGCAGGAGCATCTGATCTTGACTGTGACAACCCTCCGTTTGCCAGATTCTTGACTGAAGTTATTTATGTGGCAGTCCTGCCAAACCAAAACACCACAAACTGTCCCAGCCTGTCACACCTCAGCTCCACCCAACCCACGCCATCTTTGCCCATATTAGGATTACCCGGCTCCAGGAACTGACAGAGACAAACTGCAGGTTTCaacttgtgtttttattcagtCTATAGTTCAGGattaatattattgatatttatAATCATAATATTAATGATTATCTTTTATCTTGTTGTTGAG carries:
- the LOC144515033 gene encoding E3 ubiquitin-protein ligase TRIM21-like, whose amino-acid sequence is MAAANYLPSEDQFLCSICLDVFTDPVTTSCGHNFCMNCITEHWDTNDQYLCPMCKKVFNTKPELHVNTLFSEMVAQFRQSAQQKASSSSSEQQVSKPGEVPCDVCTGTKLKALKSCLVCLASYCETHLEPHLTASRLKRHQLIDPVENLEGRMCTKHDKPLELFCQTDQTCVCMLCTVLDHKMHDVVPLKEEYEEKKVELGKTEAEIQQMIQKRRLKIQEIKHSVDLSEEDADREIAEGVQVFTSLKESVERGLKELIDTIKEKQKTTEKQAEAFIKELEQEISELMKRSTEVEQVLRSEDHLHLLQSVQSLNIQQPPPTKDWTEVSVRPSSYEGTVVKAVAQLEETLSKEMKKLLESELKRVQQYAVDVTLDPDTAYPNLILSDDVKQVYHGDVRKNLPDNPERFSLNPCVLGKQSFSSGRFYFEVQVKGKTEWDLGVARESINRKGQITLSPENGYWTIWLRNGNEYKALAAPSVLLSLKSPPQKVGVFVDYEEGLVSFYDVDAAALIYSFTGCSFTEKLFPYFGPCFNDGGKNSAPLIISPVRVN